The following are from one region of the Muntiacus reevesi chromosome 3, mMunRee1.1, whole genome shotgun sequence genome:
- the LOC136163035 gene encoding fumarylacetoacetate hydrolase domain-containing protein 2, whose translation MLGSGGRRLLTTVLQVQRWPFQPSRDMRLVQFQAPHLTGPHLGLESGNGGGVINLNAFEPTLPRTMVEFLEQGEATLSVVKRALATHLPVLPRAEVTLLAPVTRPDKVVCVGMNYADHCREQNVPVPKEPIIFSKFASAIVGPYDDIILPPESQEVDWEVELAVVIGKRGKRIKAADAMAHVAGFTVAHDVSARDWQVKRNGKQWLLGKTFDTFCPLGPALVTKDSVADPHNLKICCRVNGEVMQSSNTNQMVFKTEELIAWVSRFVTLYPGDIILTGTPPGVGMFRKPPVFLKKGDEVQCEIEDLGVIVNKVV comes from the exons ATGCTGGGGTCTGGTGGAAGGAGGTTGCTCACGACTGTGCTGCAGGTGCAGAGGTGGCCCTTTCAGCCCTCCAGAGATATGAGATTGGTGCAGTTCCAGGCACCCCACCTAACGGGACCCCATCTGGGCCTGGAGTCGGGGAATGGCGGGGGTGTCATCAACCTCAACGCCTTTGAGCCCACACTGCCCAGGACGATGGTGGAGTTCCTGGAGCAGGGAGAAGCCACTCTGTCAGTGGTGAAAAG AGCACTGGCCACCCACTTGCCAGTCCTCCCACGGGCAGAGGTGACGCTCCTGGCCCCAGTCACTCGGCCAGACAAGGTGGTGTGCGTGGGCATGAACTATGCGGACCACTGCAGAGAACAGAACGTGCCTGTGCCCAAGGAGCCCATCATCTTCAGCAAGTTCGCTAGCGCCATCGTGGGGCCCTACGATGACATCATCCTTCCGCCCGAGAGCCAG GAGGTGGACTGGGAGGTGGAGCTGGCCGTGGTCATTGGGAAGAGAGGCAAGCGCATCAAG GCTGCAGATGCCATGGCCCATGTGGCTGGCTTCACTGTGGCACACGACGTGAGTGCCCGTGACTGGCAGGTGAAACGCAATGGAAAGCAGTGGCTGCTGGGGAAAACCTTTGACACCTTCTGCCCTCTGGGCCCTGCCTTGGTGACCAAGGACAGTGTGGCAG ATCCACACAACCTGAAGATCTGCTGCCGAGTGAATGGGGAAGTGATGCAGAGTAGCAACACCAACCAGATGGTGTTTAAGACAGAAGAGCTGATAGCCTGGGTCTCTCG GTTCGTCACTCTTTACCCAGGGGACATCATCCTGACCGGGACGCCCCCAGGAGTGGGGATGTTCAGGAAGCCTCCTGTCTTCCTCAAG AAGGGCGATGAAGTCCAGTGTGAGATTGAAGACCTGGGTGTCATCGTCAACAAGGTGGTGTGA